From Amycolatopsis sp. cg9, one genomic window encodes:
- a CDS encoding aminotransferase class IV family protein — MPPRYELNGDPLGPDAALAGMVSYGHFTAMQVRDGRVRGLAFHLERLAASTRLLFGTDLDVDQVRSYVRQAIDGEPALSVRVLVLTRSFAEPMTPEILVRTLPPHAPDPAPLRLRTVRYERDLPQVKHLGTFGLIHHSRQAALAGFDDALFVDHAGRISEASIWNTGFLAGDTIVWPEAAVLPGITMLVQQEALRRLGVPQETREVRPADLRDFDAVFVTNSETPGRPVAAVDDLVLPPADGAVALLAKAYETVPWDEI, encoded by the coding sequence GTGCCGCCCCGCTACGAGCTGAACGGGGATCCGCTCGGCCCGGACGCCGCGCTCGCGGGAATGGTCTCCTACGGCCACTTCACCGCGATGCAGGTCCGGGACGGGCGGGTCCGCGGGCTCGCGTTCCACCTCGAACGGCTCGCGGCGAGCACCCGGCTGCTGTTCGGCACCGACCTCGACGTCGACCAGGTGCGCTCCTACGTCCGGCAGGCGATCGACGGCGAACCGGCGCTTTCGGTGCGGGTTCTGGTGCTCACGCGCTCGTTCGCCGAACCGATGACGCCGGAAATCCTGGTTCGCACGCTCCCGCCGCACGCGCCCGACCCGGCGCCGCTGCGCCTGCGGACGGTCCGCTACGAGCGGGATCTGCCCCAGGTGAAGCATCTGGGCACGTTCGGGCTGATCCACCACTCCCGCCAAGCCGCGCTGGCCGGGTTCGACGACGCGTTGTTCGTCGACCACGCCGGACGGATCAGCGAAGCGTCGATCTGGAACACCGGTTTCCTGGCCGGCGACACGATCGTGTGGCCGGAAGCCGCGGTGCTGCCCGGGATCACGATGCTGGTGCAGCAGGAAGCCCTGCGGCGCCTCGGCGTCCCGCAGGAGACGCGCGAAGTCCGGCCCGCCGACCTCCGCGATTTCGACGCGGTGTTCGTGACGAACTCGGAAACGCCCGGCCGCCCGGTCGCCGCCGTGGACGACCTCGTCCTGCCGCCCGCGGACGGCGCGGTGGCGTTGCTCGCGAAGGCCTACGAAACCGTTCCCTGGGACGAGATCTGA
- a CDS encoding peptidylprolyl isomerase yields MATNQQRREAAKRKLERQLERRLEQQKRRRRIGAGVVGVAVLVVAGVVVWIVSANGGENTDTAASSSATPPPTEVQIPTQRTALPKRATALPNPTTCDFKADTTGSKAPKKVNTPDGKNVPSTGTVNVTLKSTAGDIPLTLDRALAPCAVQSFISLAKQNFYNDTMCHRLGTEGLQMLQCGDPSATGDPTTDGQGGPGYTMPDEAFPEIKYGRGILAMAKTSAPNSGGSQFFMVYGNAEGLPADYSVFGSISDEGLKVLDAVAKAGIANPNPQDGTGTPTKQVKFTGVTVQ; encoded by the coding sequence GTGGCGACCAACCAGCAGCGCCGCGAAGCTGCGAAGCGCAAGCTCGAGAGGCAGCTCGAGCGCCGATTGGAGCAGCAGAAGCGACGCCGGAGGATCGGCGCCGGTGTCGTCGGCGTGGCGGTCCTCGTCGTCGCGGGCGTGGTGGTGTGGATCGTCAGCGCCAACGGCGGGGAAAACACCGACACCGCGGCGTCGTCGTCGGCCACGCCGCCGCCGACCGAAGTCCAGATCCCGACGCAGCGCACCGCGCTGCCGAAGCGGGCCACGGCGCTGCCGAACCCGACGACGTGCGACTTCAAGGCCGACACGACGGGCAGCAAGGCGCCGAAGAAGGTGAACACGCCCGACGGCAAGAACGTCCCGTCGACCGGCACGGTGAACGTGACGCTCAAGAGCACCGCGGGCGACATCCCGCTGACGCTCGACCGGGCCCTCGCGCCCTGCGCCGTGCAGAGCTTCATCAGCCTCGCGAAGCAGAACTTCTACAACGACACCATGTGCCACCGGCTCGGCACCGAAGGCCTGCAGATGCTGCAGTGCGGTGACCCGTCGGCCACCGGTGACCCGACGACCGACGGCCAGGGCGGCCCCGGCTACACGATGCCGGACGAGGCGTTCCCGGAGATCAAGTACGGCCGCGGCATCCTCGCCATGGCGAAGACGTCCGCCCCGAACTCCGGCGGCAGCCAGTTCTTCATGGTCTACGGCAACGCCGAAGGCCTCCCGGCGGACTACTCGGTGTTCGGCAGCATCAGCGACGAGGGCCTGAAGGTGCTCGACGCGGTCGCCAAGGCGGGCATCGCGAACCCGAACCCGCAGGACGGCACCGGGACGCCGACCAAGCAGGTCAAGTTCACGGGCGTCACCGTCCAGTAG
- a CDS encoding MBL fold metallo-hydrolase, with protein MLVVGFGSGPLQANCYLLAEAAGGPCVVVDPGQDVAGPLAAALAEHRLVPAALVATHGHPDHVASAASLSAGHGVPLHLHPADAQLHDGASVPLETGTFAGLDIDVRPAPGHTPGSVVLVLETAEGGRLALTGDTLFAGSVGRGDVAGAVRELLVSLPDDTVVLPGHGPATTIGRERAGNPFLAGTGA; from the coding sequence GTGCTCGTCGTCGGGTTCGGCAGCGGCCCGCTGCAGGCCAACTGCTACCTGCTGGCGGAGGCCGCCGGCGGGCCGTGCGTGGTCGTGGATCCGGGGCAGGACGTGGCCGGTCCGCTGGCCGCCGCGCTGGCCGAGCACCGGCTGGTCCCGGCGGCCCTCGTGGCCACCCACGGGCACCCGGACCACGTCGCTTCGGCCGCCTCGCTGTCGGCCGGGCACGGCGTCCCGCTGCACCTGCACCCCGCCGACGCCCAGCTCCACGACGGTGCCAGCGTCCCGCTCGAGACCGGGACGTTCGCCGGGCTGGACATCGACGTCCGGCCCGCGCCCGGGCACACCCCGGGGTCGGTGGTGCTCGTCCTGGAGACGGCGGAGGGCGGCCGGCTCGCGCTGACCGGCGACACGCTGTTCGCCGGGTCGGTGGGCCGCGGCGACGTGGCGGGAGCGGTGCGGGAGCTGCTGGTGAGCCTGCCGGACGACACGGTGGTGCTGCCGGGCCACGGCCCGGCGACGACGATCGGCCGGGAACGCGCGGGCAACCCGTTCCTCGCCGGGACGGGGGCGTGA